From a region of the Betta splendens chromosome 5, fBetSpl5.4, whole genome shotgun sequence genome:
- the lyar gene encoding cell growth-regulating nucleolar protein → MVFFTCNACGESLKKAQVDKHVNMCRGCQVLSCIDCGKDFWGNDYKNHNKCISEDQKYGGKGYEAKANKGDVKQQQWLQRINEAMSKPGVSTKLKDVLKQVSAYENVPRKKAKFQNWMRSSLKITNTSIHDEVWDILAAADKAPDTPQQTKEDTQIVPEIIVDTNGSTKQNGQPDVKKLNKRERKEARQQKNKNKANGPENTHVHEPEEPKAGKRKQKDSKRKHDENEEHNGHSDENGTSSKKTKVDDPTEDADLSNLEEPEDQAVSKGKFNWKGNIKAVLRESPDQELPVKKLRKKVLAAFYSFTGDGNFKTEEEVLALFNKKINNNPKFRVLKDRVRLIK, encoded by the exons ATGGTTTTCTTTACCTGCAACGCGTGCGGCGAATCCCTAAAGAAAGCCCAGGTTGATAAGCATGTGAACATGTGCCGGGGTTGCCAGGTTTTGTCCTGCATTGACTGCGGAAAAGACTTTTG GGGTAACGACTACAAGAACCACAACAAATGTATCAGTGAAGATCAGAAGTATGGAGGTAAAGGCTACGAGGCTAAGGCGAACAAAGGAGATGTGAAACAGCAACAGTGGCTTCAG AGAATCAATGAAGCTATGAGCAAACCTGGAGTTAGCACAAAGCTGAAGGATGTGCTCAAACAAGTCAGTGCATATGAGAATGTCCCCAGAAAGAAGGCCAAGTTTCAG AACTGGATGAGAAGCAGTCTTAAAATCACAAACACCAGTATTCACGATGAAGTGTGGGACATTCTCGCTGCAGCTGACAAA GCCCCAGACACCCCCCAGCAAACTAAAGAAGATACACAAATAGTACCTGAAATCATAGTAGACACTAATGGAAGCACGAAGCAGAACGGCCAGCCAGATGTTAAGAAGTTGAACAAACGTGAGCGTAAAGAGGCCCGTCAGCAGAAGAATAAGAACAAAGCAAATGGTCCTGAAAATACACATGTTCACGAACCAGAGGAGCCAAAGGCAggcaaaaggaaacaaaaggacAGCAAGAGAAAGcatgatgaaaatgaagagCACAATGGCCACAGTGATGAAAATGGGACATCCAGCAAGAAAACAAAGG TTGATGACCCAACAGAAGATGCTGATTTAAGCAATTTGGAGGAACCTGAGGATCAAGCCGTTTCCAAAG GCAAATTCAACTGGAAAGGGAATATCAAAGCAGTCTTGAGAGAGTCACCTGACCAGGAACTGCCAGTAAAGAAACTTAGGAAGAAG GTTTTGGCAGCCTTCTACTCTTTTACTGGAGACGGAAATTTTAAAACTGAGGAAGAGGTGCTAGCACTTTTCAATAAGAAGATTAACAACAATCCTAAATTTAGGGTTTTGAAAGACAGAGTTAGGCTAATAAAGTAG
- the tmem128 gene encoding transmembrane protein 128 gives MLNDSELATLRNRFKKDAEFLMQGASSSEEDGKSQEEKDSRPLPRFNRHSIFWILASIGVTYYVDFIPNVMENEDIVSWWFNVGLVLLGICLSLATYCIVYLEAFKGIQHYDQEYPAIPPITTAAFIAASFSFNFALWPVWSFFTPVILFTQFMGVVMFISILG, from the exons ATGTTAAACGACAGTGAGCTGGCGACTTTGCGGAATAGATTTAAGAAAGATGCGGAGTTTCTAATGCAAGGAGCGAGTTCGAGCGAGGAAGATGGAAAGA GTCAAGAGGAAAAAGATTCCAGACCACTCCCTCGCTTTAACAGACACTCAATTTTCTGGATCCTGGCATCAATAGGCGTGACCTACTACGTGGATTTTATTCCTAACGTAATGGAAAATGAGGATATCGTAAG TTGGTGGTTTAATGTGGGCCTTGTGCTCCTCGGAATCTGCCTGTCTCTGGCCACATATTGCATTGTGTACCTGGAGGCGTTCAAAGGCATCCAGCACTATGACCAAGAATATCCCGCTATTCCTCCCATCACCACTGCAGCCTTTATTGCAGCATCATTCAG CTTCAACTTTGCACTGTGGCCGGTCTGGTCCTTCTTCACTCCGGTCATCCTCTTCACACAGTTCATGGGAGTGGTCATGTTCATCTCTATACTTGGATGA